In one window of Meleagris gallopavo isolate NT-WF06-2002-E0010 breed Aviagen turkey brand Nicholas breeding stock chromosome 4, Turkey_5.1, whole genome shotgun sequence DNA:
- the TADA2B gene encoding transcriptional adapter 2-beta, protein MAELGKKYCVYCLAEVSSLRFRCTECADIELCPDCFSAGAEIGPHRRWHGYQLVDGGRFTLWGAEAEGGWSSREEQLLLDAIEQFGFGNWEDMAAHVGASRTPQEVMEHYVSMYIHGNLGKACIPDTIPNRVTDHTCPSGGPLSPSLTTPLPPLDISVAEQQQLGYMPLRDDYEIEYDQDAETLISGLSVNYDDDDVEIELKRAHVDMYVRKLKERQRRKNIARDYNLVPAFLGKDKKDKEKTPKRKITKEEKELRLKLRPLYQFMSCKEFEDFFENMHKERVLRAKIRELQRYRRNGITKMEESAEYEAARHKREKRKENKNIASSKRGKEDGKEGEFAAIENLPGFELLSDREKVLCSSLNLSPARYVTVKTIIIKDHLQKRQGIPSKSRLPSYLDKVLKKRILNFLTESGWISRDAS, encoded by the exons ATGGCGGAACTGGGGAAGAAGTACTGCGTGTACTGCTTGGCCGAGGTGAGCTCTCTGCGCTTCCGCTGCACAGAGTGCGCCGACATCGAGCTCTGCCCCGACTGCTTCTCGGCCGGCGCCGAGATCGGCCCGCACCGCCGATGGCACGGCTACCAGTTGGTGGACGGCGGCCGCTTCACGCTGTGGGGCGCCGAGGCGGAGGGCGGCTGGAGCAGCCgggaggagcagctgctgctggacgCCATCGAGCAGTTCGGCTTCGGCAATTGG GAAGACATGGCCGCTCACGTGGGAGCATCCCGGACGCCCcaggaggtgatggagcactaCGTGAGCATGTACATCCACGGCAACCTAGGGAAGGCCTGCATCCCCGACACCATTCCCAACAGGGTGACGGACCACACGTGTCCCAGCGGCGGCCCTCTCTCTCCCAGCCTGACCACGCCGCTCCCGCCCTTGGACATATCggtggctgagcagcagcagctgggctaCATGCCGCTCCGGGACGACTACGAGATCGAATACGATCAGGATGCTGAGACTCTGATCAGCGGCCTGTCGGTGAACTACGACGACGATGATGTGGAGATAGAATTGAAAAGAGCTCACGTAGACATGTATGTAAGGAAACTCAAGGAGAGACAACGGCGGAAGAACATTGCGCGAGATTATAACTTGGTGCCGGCCTTCCTGGGGAAGGATAAGAAGGACAAGGAGAAAACTCCCAAACGAAAGATCACGAAAGAAGAGAAGGAGTTGAGGCTGAAGCTGAGGCCTCTGTACCAGTTCATGTCCTGTAAGGAGTTTGAAGACTTCTTTGAGAACATGCACAAGGAAAGAGTACTTCGAGCGAAGATCCGGGAACTGCAGCGGTATCGCAGAAATGGAATCACCAAAATGGAAGAGTCGGCGGAATATGAGGCAGCCAGACATAAAcgagagaagaggaaggagaacaaAAACATAGCCAGCTCCAAGAGGGGGAAGGAGGATGGCAAAGAAGGGGAATTTGCTGCCATTGAAAACCTGCCTGGTTTTGAACTCTTATCGGACAGGGAAAAAGTGCTTTGCAGCTCTCTGAATTTGAGTCCTGCGCGATACGTGACTGTAAAAACCATCATCATTAAAGACCATCTTCAGAAAAGACAAGGGATTCCTTCCAAGAGTCGCCTTCCCAGCTACTTGGATAAGGTACTgaagaaaaggattttaaatttTCTAACAGAGAGTGGCTGGATATCCAGAGATGCATCATGA